One Plasmodium berghei ANKA genome assembly, chromosome: 13 genomic region harbors:
- a CDS encoding fam-c protein codes for MNKWIFSLICIVLYAILDVSIHCSEQKVSGVGSRSIRGIKKMNKSNEKIGTKFKCRTQLKNNNPKNYKDNKISDGYGEMHHIFFCCFFIPKEYD; via the exons atgaataaatggATATTTAGTTTAATTTGTATCGTCTTGTATGCCATTTTGGATGTATCAATACATTGCTCTGAACAGAAA GTATCTGGTGTAGGAAGTAGAAGCATTCGTGgtatcaaaaaaatgaacaagAGTAACGAAAAAATTGgtacaaaatttaaatgcAGAACCCAATTAAAGAATAACAATcctaaaaattataaagacAACAAAATCAGTGATGGCTATGGAGAAATGCAccatattttcttttgttGTTTCTTTATACCTAAAGAATATGATTAg
- a CDS encoding BIR protein: MNKKVCEKFENVWEDFPNTLTDDGKYQFKDNTFLNSYCGSYSCDTDLKKVDAGFFYLVNELFGPSGVFKNNEKSNINAVEYIIIWLSYMLNLKDSTGNILTNFYKIYIKNQEKYKNTINGVEGCSNYDDLIYKKNELMNITNEKLSKFYAPFKLLCEMYSAFDENKKNCTNCSGKAQEFVDKYKNLKEDSSITNDSSCNKILSTLSNDYNNLKNKCSNISSLPDIKTAQNNVQTSKQSSKQSPEHTSATNSVQISEQISGKFSEDPSSSSIGNKLFTVLSIFGAIAFFLGISYKYSLFGFRKRAQKQYLREKIKNIKKRMNH; encoded by the exons ATGAATAAGAAAGTg TGTGAAAAATTCGAGAATGTATGGGAGGATTTTCCCAATACATTGACAGATGATGGAAAGTATCAATTTAAAGataatacttttttaaatagttATTGTGGTAGTTATAGTTGTGATACTGATCTCAAAAAAGTTGACGCCggatttttttatttggttAATGAACTCTTTGGGCCTTCTGGTGTGTTTAagaataatgaaaaaagtaatatCAATGCTGTTGAATACATTATCATATGGTTAAGTTATATGTTAAACCTAAAGGATAGCACAGGAAACATTctaacaaatttttataaaatatatataaaaaatcaagaaaagtataaaaatactatAAATGGTGTTGAAGGTTGTAGTAATTATGATGatcttatatataaaaaaaatgaattgaTGAATATTACTAATGAAAAATTGTCTAAATTTTATGCtccatttaaattattatgtgaAATGTATTCTGCATTTGATGAAAACAAGAAAAATTGCACAAACTGTTCGGGAAAAGCTCAAGAATTTgttgataaatataaaaatctTAAAGAAGATTCTAGTATTACTAATGATAGTTCctgtaataaaatattgtcTACATTATCaaatgattataataatttaaaaaataaatgtagcAATATTTCATCTCTTCCAGATATAAAAACAGCACAAAATAATGTACAAACTTCTAAACAAAGTTCTAAACAAAGTCCTGAGCATACTTCTGCAACTAATTCTGTACAAATTTCTGAACAAATATCTGGAAAATTTTCTGAAGATCCATCAAGTTCGTCGATAGGAAACAAATTGTTTACAGTTTTATCGATATTTGGTGCAatagcattttttttaggaaTTTCTTATaag tattcGTTATTTGGATTTCGGAAACGAGCtcaaaaacaatatttaagagaaaaaataaaaaatataaagaagagaatgaatcattaa